DNA from Ziziphus jujuba cultivar Dongzao chromosome 2, ASM3175591v1:
TACATCAGTATTCCCAGCTTCCTATCCAAATATTGTAACCACTGACCAATAAAAGAAGCTATGTTGTACGTAATCGACTTACAAGTTTTACAAAGAAATAAATCAGAGATCCCATATCTCTTATATCTATTACGAAtggataatcaatttttttgccaCCAACCGAAGTCCTGCACTTTGCTGATAATCATAAGACTCCAAGGAGAAGAATGCATCGACGAAGGTCCCTTTCGGGAACAAAGACATAAGTTCTGAAGCATCAAATTTACTAAATGCTCGTCTTTGCACAGAACCAGAACATTCTTTTTGATAGATCTCAGTTGCATATATTGCAATTTGTCCACATACTGCAGTTAGTATGCTGCAGTACCAGAAAAAAGAGCAAATAATATTTCAGGTACCGATCAAAGAAATATCAACAagggaaaatatatttataagactCTAGTTTACATTACCAGGCAAGAACATGAATATATCAAACAAAGTATGACAcgctatttacccaaaaaaaaaaaagaaagtatgaCACGCTTTTGAGTTTATAACTAATATCAACGGGTCAGCTTGCAATGTTCCACCACATCTACAAACTCTACATTTAAAATAACCAACTAAATGAACAAGGCCAAACGATCTAACTTTTTAATCCCTGTTACTTGGAAATGCTCCTTGAAAAGACACAACTGATTAATAAAACTCAGATGGAAGAGAAGGAACAACCAAGGGTACCAACTAGTTAATGCATACCAATTACATATTTTGGGacctttaattttcatttttctatttaaacagCTAAAATGCTATTTTCCTTATCAGAGAAACTGCAAGGGAGAGGAAAAGTGAACAACAAGGTGAAATACTTACTGCAACCTCACAGTAGGATAGTTGACGTAGCCATCTTTTCGAGTCACAAGAGGCCTCCAATCAGAGTTACCGCCACAATCCAAATAAAACTTCCGTGCAATGTCATCACATGAATCAAGAACCCTAGATAGACTTTGTGGTACGTCAACCACAAAATTCAAGCGTGGACGGCCAGCATTATCAGTAAACCTCGCATTAATTCCAAAACGCACTTTCAGATGATGACAACAAAGTTGTAAAGCAATATCTTTGTGCAATAACTTTATCCTTTGAGTCCCACGATATAATGGAACTAGGGAAGCACTGATAGAAGGAATAAAAACTGCATCAGGTCCTAGAAATACAGTAGAGCTGTCACAACCCTCATAGACAGCAGTAGAGGAAGGTATTTCAGATGACTCTGAAATGGATTTCTCTTCCATGGAAACATTTGGCTGATGGCACTCTGCTGGAATTTCATGTCTAAGTTGGGTCATGTTAAAAGTCTCTGGACGAGAAGTGCTACTAGGTTCAGCCATATCAATGGCCTCTCCCTGATCCTTAGAAGATGATGTTATGGCATTTCCAGAGCTTAAATTTGATGAGGAGGTATTCCTGTTTGTGCCAGCTGCCTCAGGAGATGATTTCCAATTACTACGACTTCTGGTAATTGCATTTGGAGAAACCCAACTGTTCGTTGTCAATACATTTGGAAGGCTAGATTCCTGTAATTATTCCAGATTACAGTTAATTACAAAACCAATCTTATAAGACCTGACAGTCTATCATCTTCAGGACTAAACTCTTGTTCAAAGGCACCAGGATGATAATCCTTGTCAATCAAAGAACAAatttttagtttcaaaaaacaaatgggTCGAGTAGAATTGCAAGCAAGTAAATTGCCGAAGTACAGCCAAATATGACAACTGATTAATATTAACAATCCAATCAGTCTCTTTACATGAGGCCTAGCCTACTCAGTTTTCGGTATTTCAGTAGTTGTCAAGAAAAAAATGCTTCAGAAGTTAACTTGCTAATATGATTTCCCATATCACATAGGAAATCGTATATTAAATGCATTCAGCCAAATAAGTCCAAGAGGAGAATTGAGAAACAGACTGTAGAAAATATGGGCAAAGCAAAAACAGGAATTCTGGTTCACTTGGGAACCATGGAATGTCCTATATGACTCCTAGCAATAACAGACAAGCATATGAAAGACAATAACAGAGGTAAAAGAAAGTCTGGAGATGGAACACTACGTTAGCAGCTTATCTGATGACTGGCAATAAAGACCAAAATAAACCATCAAAGAAGACACATGTAAAGTGAAAAAGAGAAACCAACCAAAAGAACTCTAAGCACGGTAATGGATTATCAACTCAAGGATGGGCAATTTCTATAGCTATTAAAGCTATAAAGTTACCAAGAATAAAACTGTTGCACAATATTTGATTATAAAGTTACCAAGAATAAAACTGTTGCACAATATTTGAGAACTTCGAGATTCATGCGGACATCATCCAAGCTCCTaaagaattttttaaagaaaggaTTAGTTTAATGAAACCTAATTGAAAACAAGAAGTAATATCACTACAAAATAGGTTTGCAAATGTACCTGTGTGTCTGCTGTCCAAGCCCAAAATAGGTTGCAAGAGTGGCCatctaaaatatatgtaatgtaTCAGCATTCATATGTTAGCATTAGTTAAAAGTTACAAAAACTGCACTATTATTCAGCCTCaaaattccaaaacttgaaGCCACAAAAAATAATGGGAAATCACAAAACACAAGACACAGATAATATTATATGTTCACAGAAAAGACCTTGTATGTGCCAACTAGCTGAATTCGCAAAATGTAGAAAggttcatattttatttgtttgttcatTCATGAACCTCAATTACATGCAACAGAAGATGCAAATTCCAAGTTATGGTGAAGGATGGGAAACAGACTCTCACTTGAGATTCCAATCCATCCATGCAACCTATCTATGTGAATGCGATCAATTTAGTCAAAGTCTCACAAAAAAACCATAGACAGTAACCTTCTTGATGTTATTTTACACTAGCAGAATTAAGACAACCAAAAGCATATTTGGATCAGTTCTGTAATTATCCTTTTTCATTTTAccacattttacaaataaacAACTTCACTTAAAGCAAGAGAAAGAGTTAAAAGATACCTTCATGTCACCAGCTCTCCTTCCAAACCGCTGAGTCAACAATGCCAATGAATCAATCATACCCTTAGGCTCTGGTGCTGGCCTACCAATATCAGCAAATGCATCCCGAATCCGAGCACAGTCAAACTTGATTATGTTATGACCTGCCCATATCCTCCCTATACATAACCCACCAAAAACAATCATAtcatatttaaaacaaatagaaagaaataagaaaaagaattcaGCGTACttaacagaaaataataataataataataataataataataagtataataataataataataataataaatacaaagcaTAATGCTCCATCGTATAGCCAATAAAATGTCAAACAAGCATTGATTTGTTTTCAATAAGAACTTCGCCTTTCATTTCTTATACtcacataaaatacaataattttgcAGGATCAACCCCAGTATAGTTGTCTGGATTTACTTgtggattttaattttcttctttccgccccacaaaaaaaaaaaaaaaaaaaaaaaaaaaaaaaaaaaaagaatccatgaaaaccaagaataaaaaagggaataaaGCGAGATTGAGCGAATGTTGCAAAATTCTGTTACCTCCAAACATTTAAGATTTATGAAGTTGGAGTGGgaacataaaatcaaatttatattaatttcgtTCATTTTATCGCAACCAAACAGAATTTTAAGCTCTATCCTTGTTCCCTTGGTCTATCCTTTTTCCCTTGGTccatgaaaatcaaattttttttttttcccctctttaggaagaataaataaaaaccaagacCCACTTGGCTAAACCTAGCTGCTATTCAGTCAAATATAAGGAAAACGACGACTCAACAACAAAAAGTTCTcgcaaaaagagaaagagaataaagagagagCTTTATCAAAGCTAATTTTACAAAGTTCTGTTAACTCCAAAAGTTTAAGATTTCTTAACCTGGAGTGGACaaaatgaaatttcacattttatattaatttcctTCATTTTCTCAGCAACTAAACAGAATTTAAGCTCTACCCTTGTTCCCTTAGTCCATGACaatatcagttttttttttttttttttttttaataattttctaaaaaaaaaaaaaaaaaaagagacaaaacCTTGGAGAATGTCGTAAACCCTGTCGGCAATCTCAAGGAAAGAAGGGGCCGAAATGACTGCGTCTCTGGTAATGCCGTTGCAGCGTACGGACAAGGAGGAGATGAGGGAAAGGTGGGCGGGTCGTACCAGAGTGGAGTAGCTCTCGAGCTCCTCCAGCTTCCTTGGGCAAACCAGGATCGCCCCGAATTCAATTATGGTAAACCCCTGTCCGGGTCGGGTCGGCACTGTGGTTTCGACGTCGAAGAAGGCGATTTCCGATCGGTCTTCGCTCTGACCCATTTGAtggtaaaccaaaaaaaaaaaaaagacttactTACCAAGTTAGATACAGAGAGaggataagaagaagaagaataaaaaagggttagttttgaaaattgaagaTGAAAACCCGCCAAGTCGACTTTTTATAAACATCTTGGGTTGCTTCGTGGGGTGGTTTCCTTATTAAATGAAATTCTTGATGTTTGCCTTTATTGGCCCATTTTCTGACCcgcttttagttttttttttttttttaaatacaaaatgtaaatttttttaaaacttcttaatttttcttaattcatatgtatatatacggaaattttaTGATGAGGAATGAGGATtacagtattagtgatggttttttatagtattaacgacgattttttagaaaatcattaccaatactatgaaaaaccatcactaatattgTGGCCTATATAAAAACCGTCCGCATCATAGAcggacaatatatatatatatatatttatatattgtttttgaatgaataaaaaagataatagtgaattttcattataaattgtaaaattataaaGGAATGATACTAGAGTTACCGATACCAAATTGCTTACAAAACAGTTAgatgttattatttgattttcttcatatttaattacattatatcatttcaaactttttctttgttttgttttctatctcactattttttcttttttccacttGTAATTAAATATAGGCTAAGAGCCAGTGGTCTATACCACTGTGATCCGaaattcattttcaatattCCTCTGCATTTTATTCACTGTAATTTACTATATACCAAAAGAAGTATAATttataatggattttttttttctataaaagaatttataattgtttaagagaattaagtttttaattattatattaaaataaaatcaaacaactCTAGTGGGCCGGGGCTCCAACATCAACAACCAATAGTGGATGGATTTATTATAAGAAATCCAAGTATATTTAGTGGGATTTGGAATATATTCTAGTTCGTTGCCTGCACGCAGTTACAAAGAAAGGTAGAGAAAAGCCAGGCTCTAACTCCTTCCACGGCAGGCAAGGGACATTTTAGCAAAGCTATGCTTATTGTGAACATGAGGGTCTTtgcctttgctttttttttttttgtctcaacTCCTCTGAAAAATCCATCATAATTTACAGACAATAtacttttgaaatttgaattggTTTGCTGTTTGGGAGGGATATGGGTTTTACATGACTTTATTCAGGTTAGTGACTAAGAATTCAATTTCTTTGATTCAGGATCCATCGTTTTCATAACATTATATGATTGCTTTTTTGAATTGACCAAATTAGGAAGCATTATTCTGGAAGCAGATTCTGTTAACCGGTATATTTAAACGTGGTTATGCTAATTAAGCAACTCATTGATAGGTTATTAAGTTTGCTTTTTCTTGTTCTACTATacaatgatatattaaaatatatcaaacaagTCCAATGGGCCATTCATCAAGGTCAAATGGGCCGGGACTCCAACATGAACAAGGTAGAGTAGAtggattaataatttatttaagaaatCCAAATCCAAGAAGGAAGTAAAATGAAGTAGTGGGATTAGGAattattccaaatttatttcCATCCCCGCACGCATTTACAAAGAAGGCTTGAGAAAAACCAATTTAGCAAACCTATAATTGTAGTGAACAAGAGGGCCTTTGCCTTTGCCTTTGCCTTTGCCTTTGTCCCTACTCTACTTTATACTCTTTGTTTGT
Protein-coding regions in this window:
- the LOC107419185 gene encoding protein NEN1; this translates as MGQSEDRSEIAFFDVETTVPTRPGQGFTIIEFGAILVCPRKLEELESYSTLVRPAHLSLISSLSVRCNGITRDAVISAPSFLEIADRVYDILQGRIWAGHNIIKFDCARIRDAFADIGRPAPEPKGMIDSLALLTQRFGRRAGDMKMATLATYFGLGQQTHRSLDDVRMNLEVLKYCATVLFLESSLPNVLTTNSWVSPNAITRSRSNWKSSPEAAGTNRNTSSSNLSSGNAITSSSKDQGEAIDMAEPSSTSRPETFNMTQLRHEIPAECHQPNVSMEEKSISESSEIPSSTAVYEGCDSSTVFLGPDAVFIPSISASLVPLYRGTQRIKLLHKDIALQLCCHHLKVRFGINARFTDNAGRPRLNFVVDVPQSLSRVLDSCDDIARKFYLDCGGNSDWRPLVTRKDGYVNYPTVRLHILTAVCGQIAIYATEIYQKECSGSVQRRAFSKFDASELMSLFPKGTFVDAFFSLESYDYQQSAGLRLVAKKLIIHS